The following proteins come from a genomic window of Callospermophilus lateralis isolate mCalLat2 unplaced genomic scaffold, mCalLat2.hap1 Scaffold_82, whole genome shotgun sequence:
- the LOC143380401 gene encoding core-binding factor subunit beta isoform X2, translating to MPRVVPDQRSMFGNEEFFRKLSRECEIKYTGFRDLPHEERQARFQNACCDGRLEIAFVATGTNLSLQFFPASWQGEQRQTPSREYVDLEREAGKVYLKAPMILNGVCVIWKGWIDLQRLDGMGCLEFDEERAQQEDARRQQDPSPGSNLGGGDDLKLR from the exons ATGCCGCGCGTCGTGCCTGACCAGAGAAGCATGTTCGGGAATGAAGAATTCTTCAGAAAGCTGAGCCGCGAGTGTGAGATTAAGTACACCGGCTTCAGGGACCTGCCCCACGAGGAGCGCCAGGCGCGCTTCCAGAACGCCTGCTGCGACGGGCGCTTGGAGATCGCTTTTGTGGCCACAGGAACCAATCTGTCTCTCCAGTTTTTTCCggccagctggcagggagaacagCGACAAACACCTAGCCGGGAGTATGTCGACTTAGAAAGAGAAGCAGGCAAGGTGTATTTGAAGGCTCCCATGATTCTGAATGGAGTCTGTGTTATCTGGAAAGGCTGGATTGATCTTCAGAGACTGGATGGTATGGGGTGCCTGGAGTTTGATGAGGAGCGAGCCCAGCAGGAGGAT GCAAGAAGACAACAAGACCCTAGTCCTGGTTCCAATTTAGGTGGTGGTGATGATCTCAAACTTCGTTAA
- the LOC143380401 gene encoding core-binding factor subunit beta isoform X4 translates to MPRVVPDQRSMFGNEEFFRKLSRECEIKYTGFRDLPHEERQARFQNACCDGRLEIAFVATGTNLSLQFFPASWQGEQRQTPSREYVDLEREAGKQEDALAQQAFEEAQRRTREFEDRDRSHQEEMEARRQQDPSPGSNLGGGDDLKLR, encoded by the exons ATGCCGCGCGTCGTGCCTGACCAGAGAAGCATGTTCGGGAATGAAGAATTCTTCAGAAAGCTGAGCCGCGAGTGTGAGATTAAGTACACCGGCTTCAGGGACCTGCCCCACGAGGAGCGCCAGGCGCGCTTCCAGAACGCCTGCTGCGACGGGCGCTTGGAGATCGCTTTTGTGGCCACAGGAACCAATCTGTCTCTCCAGTTTTTTCCggccagctggcagggagaacagCGACAAACACCTAGCCGGGAGTATGTCGACTTAGAAAGAGAAGCAGGCAAG CAGGAGGATGCATTAGCACAACAGGCCTTTGAAGAGGCTCAGAGAAGGACACGTGAATTTGAAGATAGAGACAGGTCACATCAGGAGGAAATGGAGGCAAGAAGACAACAAGACCCTAGTCCTGGTTCCAATTTAGGTGGTGGTGATGATCTCAAACTTCGTTAA
- the LOC143380401 gene encoding core-binding factor subunit beta isoform X3 yields the protein MPRVVPDQRSMFGNEEFFRKLSRECEIKYTGFRDLPHEERQARFQNACCDGRLEIVYLKAPMILNGVCVIWKGWIDLQRLDGMGCLEFDEERAQQEDALAQQAFEEAQRRTREFEDRDRSHQEEMEARRQQDPSPGSNLGGGDDLKLR from the exons ATGCCGCGCGTCGTGCCTGACCAGAGAAGCATGTTCGGGAATGAAGAATTCTTCAGAAAGCTGAGCCGCGAGTGTGAGATTAAGTACACCGGCTTCAGGGACCTGCCCCACGAGGAGCGCCAGGCGCGCTTCCAGAACGCCTGCTGCGACGGGCGCTTGGAGATC GTGTATTTGAAGGCTCCCATGATTCTGAATGGAGTCTGTGTTATCTGGAAAGGCTGGATTGATCTTCAGAGACTGGATGGTATGGGGTGCCTGGAGTTTGATGAGGAGCGAGCCCAGCAGGAGGATGCATTAGCACAACAGGCCTTTGAAGAGGCTCAGAGAAGGACACGTGAATTTGAAGATAGAGACAGGTCACATCAGGAGGAAATGGAGGCAAGAAGACAACAAGACCCTAGTCCTGGTTCCAATTTAGGTGGTGGTGATGATCTCAAACTTCGTTAA
- the LOC143380401 gene encoding core-binding factor subunit beta isoform X1, producing the protein MPRVVPDQRSMFGNEEFFRKLSRECEIKYTGFRDLPHEERQARFQNACCDGRLEIAFVATGTNLSLQFFPASWQGEQRQTPSREYVDLEREAGKVYLKAPMILNGVCVIWKGWIDLQRLDGMGCLEFDEERAQQEDALAQQAFEEAQRRTREFEDRDRSHQEEMEARRQQDPSPGSNLGGGDDLKLR; encoded by the coding sequence ATGCCGCGCGTCGTGCCTGACCAGAGAAGCATGTTCGGGAATGAAGAATTCTTCAGAAAGCTGAGCCGCGAGTGTGAGATTAAGTACACCGGCTTCAGGGACCTGCCCCACGAGGAGCGCCAGGCGCGCTTCCAGAACGCCTGCTGCGACGGGCGCTTGGAGATCGCTTTTGTGGCCACAGGAACCAATCTGTCTCTCCAGTTTTTTCCggccagctggcagggagaacagCGACAAACACCTAGCCGGGAGTATGTCGACTTAGAAAGAGAAGCAGGCAAGGTGTATTTGAAGGCTCCCATGATTCTGAATGGAGTCTGTGTTATCTGGAAAGGCTGGATTGATCTTCAGAGACTGGATGGTATGGGGTGCCTGGAGTTTGATGAGGAGCGAGCCCAGCAGGAGGATGCATTAGCACAACAGGCCTTTGAAGAGGCTCAGAGAAGGACACGTGAATTTGAAGATAGAGACAGGTCACATCAGGAGGAAATGGAGGCAAGAAGACAACAAGACCCTAGTCCTGGTTCCAATTTAGGTGGTGGTGATGATCTCAAACTTCGTTAA